A single genomic interval of Camelus bactrianus isolate YW-2024 breed Bactrian camel chromosome 15, ASM4877302v1, whole genome shotgun sequence harbors:
- the LOC105078088 gene encoding LOW QUALITY PROTEIN: N-acetyltransferase 8B-like (The sequence of the model RefSeq protein was modified relative to this genomic sequence to represent the inferred CDS: inserted 2 bases in 1 codon): MAPYHIRKYRESDRKRVVALFSEGMTEHTPTAFRHILKLPRTLVLLLGGPFALFLVSGAWVLALVASLGLLAALTFLAKYPWIQCKVMSLHTDMSDISKSYFSESGSCFWVAESEGQVVGMVGALPVKKHAVRKEQLELFHLWXASEHRGQGIVKALVRAVLQFARDQGYREVVLSTSALQYSALALYQRVGFQKTGQFFFSMIYRLVALPCFQFTYRLPSAQVSEALGRAGGL; this comes from the exons ATGGCTCCTTACCACATCCGCAAATACAGGGAAAGTGACCGCAAACGGGTCGTGGCCTTGTTCTCCGAAGGGATGACTGAGCACACCCCCACTGCCTTCCGCCACATCCTGAAGCTGCCCCGAACCCTTGTGCTCTTGCTTGGAGGGCCCTTCGCCCTATTCCTGGTCTCTGGCGCCTGGGTCCTGGCCCTCGTGGCCAGCCTCGGCCTCCTAGCTGCCCTGACGTTCCTTGCCAAATACCCTTGGATCCAGTGTAAAGTCATGTCTTTGCACACAGACATGTCTGACATCAGCAAATCCTACTTCAGTGAGAGTGGTTCCTGCTTCTGGGTGGCGGAGTCCGAGGGGCAGGTGGTGGGCATGGTGGGAGCACTGCCTGTCAAGAAGCACGCCGTGCGAAAGGAGCAGTTGGAGCTGTTTCACCTGTG GGCCTCGGAGCACCGCGGTCAGGGGATCGTGAAAGCACTGGTCAGGGCGGTCCTGCAGTTCGCACGGGACCAGGGCTACCGTGAAGTGGTCCTCAGCACCAGTGCGCTGCAGTACTCCGCCCTGGCCCTCTACCAGCGCGTGGGCTTCCAGAAGACGGGCCAGTTCTTCTTCTCCATGATCTACAGGCTAGTCGCTCTCCCTTGCTTCCAGTTTACCTACCGCCTCCCCTCTGCTCAGGTCTCTGAGGCACTGGGGCGGGCAGGGGGCCTGTGA